One segment of Prionailurus bengalensis isolate Pbe53 chromosome E3, Fcat_Pben_1.1_paternal_pri, whole genome shotgun sequence DNA contains the following:
- the POM121C gene encoding nuclear envelope pore membrane protein POM 121C isoform X2 codes for MVCSPVTVRIAPPDSKLARSPIPEQIINSTLSSPSNNAPDPCAKETVLSALKERKKRTVEEEDQIFFDSQENKRRRHDSSGSGHSAFEPLVANGVPAAFVPKPGSLKRGLNSQSSDDHLNKRSRTSSMSSLTSTYTGGIPSSSRNAITSSYSSSRGFSQLWKRSGPSLSPFSSPASSRSQTPERPAKKIREDELSHRSSSSTPLATDKEAQGEKAADTTTWKAQNSWSSPPTPGSSGQRKRKIQLLPSRRGARLTLPPPPQLGYSITAEDLDLEKRASLRWFNKALEDGTDTASNSGTEKPPTTQPSLTFTLPTTGTAASPATLPAPSPNPLLESLKKKQSSAGPPPSSESAGVATTGAHTPPKTPSLPAPLGSSQSGPLPGTSSDSKSTAAFLGLTPAASPIPATDPTKSPPAPQAETSAPSPTPKQSLLLGMLSTPPADPPTSTAPAVSSASPMFKPIFLAPPKSENEGPLPSSPPKVTTATPSGSALPAPASSPKLTFEPIFGSIGPPTSVPSSVPFFSQTAVPATATSTPLFTGQAGATSAVAPTSTTSTSTDSASKPTFSFGVSSVTSTTTSAAQPFLFGAPPASGASFTPAVGSIFQFGKPPAAPASTTVTTFVQSLPGAAPTTASGSGTTGFGGFGGGLSTPAPVTSSQPAPTFTSAATPAFHIPFGSSTKPPLSSYPGANPQPTFGAADGQQQGAAKPALAPSFGSSFAFGNSAAAAPAATPAPGPAQPAFGGTTPSGFGGLKPTASAFGAPASTQPAFGSGTSVFSFGAAAASGFGATTQTTSGGTGSSVFGSTTLAPFTFGGSAGPAGGGGFGINAATPGTSSASGAFSFGTGQSGTAGGTTPFGGGLSQSTLGAPSQSTPFAFSVASAPESKPVFGGTSTPTFGQNTPAPGVGASGSGLSFGASSTPTQGFVGVGPFGSAAPSFSIGAGSKTPGARQRLQARRQHTRKK; via the exons ATGGTGTGCAGCCCAGTGACAGTGAGGATTGCTCCTCCGGATAGTAAATTGGCTCGTTCGCCAAT ACCAGAGCAGATAATCAACTCCACACTGTCCTCACCATCAAATAATGCCCCAGACCCATGTGCAAAGGAAACTGTACTGAGTGCCctcaaggagagaaagaaaaggacggtggaggaagaagaccaaatattttttgatagccaggaaaataaaagaag GCGCCATGATAGCAGTGGGAGTGGACATTCAGCATTTGAGCCCCTGGTGGCTAATGGAGTTCCTGCTGCTTTTGTGCCTAA GCCTGGCTCTCTGAAAAGAGGTCTCAATTCCCAGAGCTCAGATGACCACTTGAATAAGAGATCCCGCACCTCTTCCATGAGCTCCTTGACAAGCACGTACACAGGTGGCATCCCTAGCTCCAGCCGCAACGCCATTACCAGTTCTTACAGTTCTTCTCGAGGTTTCTCTCAG ctttgGAAGAGAAGCGGGCCCAGCTTGTCACCGTTCTCCAGCCCAGCCTCATCCCGCTCGCAGACACCAGAGAGGCCAGCAAAGAAAATAAG AGAGGACGAGCTTTCTCACCGCTCCAGTTCTTCAACTCCTTTGGCAACAGACAAGGAGGCCCAGGGAGAAAAGG CTGCAGATACAACCACATGGAAGGCGCAGAACTCGTGGAGCTCCCCTCCCACACCTGGCAGCTCTGGGCAGCGGAAGCGAAAGATTCAGCTCCTACCCTCCCGGCGAGGGGCTCGGCTGACCCTG cccccacctccccagcttgGCTACTCCATCACTGCCGAAGATCTAGATTTGGAAAAAAGAGCTTCGCTGCGGTGGTTTAACAAGGCCTTGGAGGATGGGACTG aTACGGCTTCTAACTCTGGCACCGAGAAGCCCCCTACTACTCAACCTTCTTTGACGTTTACCCTGCCAACTACTGGGACCGCCGCCTCCCCAgccaccctcccagccccaagCCCCAACCCGCTGCTGGAGAGCTTGAAGAAGAAGCAGAGTTCTGCAGGCCCACCCCCTTCCTCGG AATCTGCTGGAGTGGCAACCACTGGGGCCCACACACCTCCGAAGACACCCAGCCTTCCGGCCCCTCTTGGGTCTTCACAGTCGGGACCCCTTCCGGGCACCTCCTCGGACTCCAAATCCACAGCCGCTTTCTTAGGGCTGACCCCTGCTGCTTCCCCGATCCCAGCCACTGACCCCACCAAGTCCCCTCCAGCTCCTCAGGCTGAGACATCGGCCCCGTCACCCACCCCGAAGCAAAGTCTTCTTTTGGGAATGCTGAGCACCCCACCTGCCGACCCCCCTACCTCCACAGCCCCCGCCGTGTCCTCGGCATCTCCCATGTTCAAGCCCATCTTTCTGGCCCCACCAAAAAGCGAGAATGAGGGCCCTTTGCCATCCAGCCCACCCAAGGTCACCACCGCGACCCCTTCCGGCTCTGCCCTCCCTGCGCCTGCCAGCAGCCCCAAGCTCACTTTCGAGCCGATCTTCGGCAGCATCGGGCCCCCTACGTCTGTGCCCTCGTCGGTCCCCTTCTTCAGTCAGACGGCCGTTCCAGCCACTGCCACGAGCACCCCTCTTTTCACCGGCCAGGCCGGTGCCACCTCAGCCGTGGCTCCCACGAGTACAACCAGCACGTCCACAGACTCTGCTTCGAAGCCCACGTTCAGCTTTGGTGTGAGCAGCGTGACCAGCACCACCACTTCCGCTGCCCAGCCTTTCCTCTTCGGGGCTCCCCCTGCCTCCGGTGCCAGCTTCACCCCGGCCGTGGGCTCTATATTCCAGTTCGGCAAGCCTCCTGCCGCGCCCGCCTCGACGACGGTCACGACCTTTGTCCAGTCCCTCCCCGGGGCCGCGCCAACGACCGCCAGCGGCAGCGGCACCACCGGCTTCGGCGGTTTCGGCGGTGGCCTCAGCACCCCCGCCCCGGTCACCAGCAGCCAGCCGGCGCCGACCTTCACTAGCGCCGCCACCCCGGCGTTCCACATTCCCTTCGGCTCGAGCACCAAGCCCCCCCTCTCTTCGTACCCGGGAGCCAACCCCCAGCCCACGTTCGGGGCCGCCGACGGGCAGCAGCAGGGCGCCGCCAAGCCGGCCCTCGCCCCGAGCTTCGGCAGCTCTTTCGCTTTCGGGAACTCTGCGGCCGCAGCCCCGGCTGCGACCCCAgcgcccggcccggcccagcccgCCTTCGGCGGCACCACGCCGTCCGGCTTCGGCGGTTTGAAGCCCACGGCGTCTGCCTTTGGCGCCCCCGCCAGCACCCAGCCGGCCTTTGGCAGCGGCACGTCCGTGTTCTCCTTTGGGGCGGCCGCCGCCTCCGGCTTCGGAGCTACGACCCAGACCACCAGCGGCGGGACCGGTAGCTCCGTGTTCGGCAGCACGACGCTGGCTCCCTTCACGTTCGGGGGCTCGGCCGGCCCGGCCGGCGGCGGGGGCTTCGGGATCAACGCGGCCACCCCCGGCACCAGCTCTGCTTCTGGAGCGTTCAGCTTCGGCACAGGACAGAGCGGGACCGCCGGCGGCACGACGCCTTTCGGAGGAGGCTTGAGTCAGAGCACGTTGGGCGCACCCAGCCAGAGCACACCTTTTGCCTTCAGTGTGGCGAGCGCGCCCGAGAGCAAGCCCGTGTTCGGAG GCACTTCCACACCCACTTTTGGTCAGAACACCCCTGCCCCCGGGGTGGGCGCATCGGGCAGTGGTCTCTCCTTTGGGGCATCCTCAACACCCACCCAAGGCTTTGTTGGAGTCGGACCTTTCG GATCGGCGGCCCCTTCATTTTCCATTGGTGCAGGATCCAAGACCCCGGGGGCTCGGCAGCGACTGCAGGCCCGCAGGCAGCACACCCGCAAGAAATAG
- the POM121C gene encoding nuclear envelope pore membrane protein POM 121C isoform X1 has translation MSPAAAAAGGGERRRPIASARDGRGRSGGCGGSAGAALLGLSLFGLVLYLVPAAAALAWLAVGATAAWWGLSREPRGSRALSSLVRSARRQRALHASPPAKSAVNGSLLEPRSPLEGPDPAELLLMGSYLGKPGPPQPVPAPEARDLLERPGRRCASARAASPAHSAHRAHHIHPSLPTPLLRPSRRPSHRDCGTLSNRFVITPRRRYPIQQAQYSLLGVLPTVCWNGYHKKTVLSARNSKMVCSPVTVRIAPPDSKLARSPIPEQIINSTLSSPSNNAPDPCAKETVLSALKERKKRTVEEEDQIFFDSQENKRRRHDSSGSGHSAFEPLVANGVPAAFVPKPGSLKRGLNSQSSDDHLNKRSRTSSMSSLTSTYTGGIPSSSRNAITSSYSSSRGFSQLWKRSGPSLSPFSSPASSRSQTPERPAKKIREDELSHRSSSSTPLATDKEAQGEKAADTTTWKAQNSWSSPPTPGSSGQRKRKIQLLPSRRGARLTLPPPPQLGYSITAEDLDLEKRASLRWFNKALEDGTDTASNSGTEKPPTTQPSLTFTLPTTGTAASPATLPAPSPNPLLESLKKKQSSAGPPPSSESAGVATTGAHTPPKTPSLPAPLGSSQSGPLPGTSSDSKSTAAFLGLTPAASPIPATDPTKSPPAPQAETSAPSPTPKQSLLLGMLSTPPADPPTSTAPAVSSASPMFKPIFLAPPKSENEGPLPSSPPKVTTATPSGSALPAPASSPKLTFEPIFGSIGPPTSVPSSVPFFSQTAVPATATSTPLFTGQAGATSAVAPTSTTSTSTDSASKPTFSFGVSSVTSTTTSAAQPFLFGAPPASGASFTPAVGSIFQFGKPPAAPASTTVTTFVQSLPGAAPTTASGSGTTGFGGFGGGLSTPAPVTSSQPAPTFTSAATPAFHIPFGSSTKPPLSSYPGANPQPTFGAADGQQQGAAKPALAPSFGSSFAFGNSAAAAPAATPAPGPAQPAFGGTTPSGFGGLKPTASAFGAPASTQPAFGSGTSVFSFGAAAASGFGATTQTTSGGTGSSVFGSTTLAPFTFGGSAGPAGGGGFGINAATPGTSSASGAFSFGTGQSGTAGGTTPFGGGLSQSTLGAPSQSTPFAFSVASAPESKPVFGGTSTPTFGQNTPAPGVGASGSGLSFGASSTPTQGFVGVGPFGSAAPSFSIGAGSKTPGARQRLQARRQHTRKK, from the exons ATGTCTCCGGCGGCTGCGGCGGCTGGCGGAGGCGAGCGGCGGCGGCCGATAGCGAGCGCCAGGGACGGCCGGGGCCGGAGCGGGGGCTGCGGTGGGTCGGCCGGGGCGGCGCTCCTTGGCTTGTCGCTGTTCGGCCTCGTGCTGTACCTGgtgccggcggcggcggcgctggcCTGGTTGGCCGTGGGGGCCACCGCGGCCTGGTGGGGACTGAGCCGCGAGCCCCGAGGTTCGCGCGCCCTCTCCTCGCTCGTTCGGAGCGCGCGGCGTCAGCGAGCACTGCACGCTTCGCCTCCGGCCAAGTCGGCGGTGAACGGAAGTCTCCTAGAGCCGCGGAGCCCGCTCGAAGGACCCGACCCGGCCGAACTGCTCCTCATGGGCAGTTACCTGGGCAAGCCCGGCCCCCCGCAGCCTGTCCCCGCCCCGGAGGCCAGGGACCTGCTGGAGAGGCCTGGCCGCCGCTGCGCGTCCGCGCGCGCCGCGTCGCCAGCGCACTCGGCGCATCGCGCTCACCACATtcacccttctctccccactcctcttcTCCGACCCTCGAGGAGGCCTTCCCACCG GGATTGTGGGACTTTATCAAACCGGTTTGTCATAACACCTCGAAGACGATACCCAATCCAGCAGGCCCAATATTCCCTTCTGGGGGTACTTCCTACAGTGTGCTGGAATGGTTATCACAAGAAGACTGTGCTATCTGCTCGTAATTCCAAAATGGTGTGCAGCCCAGTGACAGTGAGGATTGCTCCTCCGGATAGTAAATTGGCTCGTTCGCCAAT ACCAGAGCAGATAATCAACTCCACACTGTCCTCACCATCAAATAATGCCCCAGACCCATGTGCAAAGGAAACTGTACTGAGTGCCctcaaggagagaaagaaaaggacggtggaggaagaagaccaaatattttttgatagccaggaaaataaaagaag GCGCCATGATAGCAGTGGGAGTGGACATTCAGCATTTGAGCCCCTGGTGGCTAATGGAGTTCCTGCTGCTTTTGTGCCTAA GCCTGGCTCTCTGAAAAGAGGTCTCAATTCCCAGAGCTCAGATGACCACTTGAATAAGAGATCCCGCACCTCTTCCATGAGCTCCTTGACAAGCACGTACACAGGTGGCATCCCTAGCTCCAGCCGCAACGCCATTACCAGTTCTTACAGTTCTTCTCGAGGTTTCTCTCAG ctttgGAAGAGAAGCGGGCCCAGCTTGTCACCGTTCTCCAGCCCAGCCTCATCCCGCTCGCAGACACCAGAGAGGCCAGCAAAGAAAATAAG AGAGGACGAGCTTTCTCACCGCTCCAGTTCTTCAACTCCTTTGGCAACAGACAAGGAGGCCCAGGGAGAAAAGG CTGCAGATACAACCACATGGAAGGCGCAGAACTCGTGGAGCTCCCCTCCCACACCTGGCAGCTCTGGGCAGCGGAAGCGAAAGATTCAGCTCCTACCCTCCCGGCGAGGGGCTCGGCTGACCCTG cccccacctccccagcttgGCTACTCCATCACTGCCGAAGATCTAGATTTGGAAAAAAGAGCTTCGCTGCGGTGGTTTAACAAGGCCTTGGAGGATGGGACTG aTACGGCTTCTAACTCTGGCACCGAGAAGCCCCCTACTACTCAACCTTCTTTGACGTTTACCCTGCCAACTACTGGGACCGCCGCCTCCCCAgccaccctcccagccccaagCCCCAACCCGCTGCTGGAGAGCTTGAAGAAGAAGCAGAGTTCTGCAGGCCCACCCCCTTCCTCGG AATCTGCTGGAGTGGCAACCACTGGGGCCCACACACCTCCGAAGACACCCAGCCTTCCGGCCCCTCTTGGGTCTTCACAGTCGGGACCCCTTCCGGGCACCTCCTCGGACTCCAAATCCACAGCCGCTTTCTTAGGGCTGACCCCTGCTGCTTCCCCGATCCCAGCCACTGACCCCACCAAGTCCCCTCCAGCTCCTCAGGCTGAGACATCGGCCCCGTCACCCACCCCGAAGCAAAGTCTTCTTTTGGGAATGCTGAGCACCCCACCTGCCGACCCCCCTACCTCCACAGCCCCCGCCGTGTCCTCGGCATCTCCCATGTTCAAGCCCATCTTTCTGGCCCCACCAAAAAGCGAGAATGAGGGCCCTTTGCCATCCAGCCCACCCAAGGTCACCACCGCGACCCCTTCCGGCTCTGCCCTCCCTGCGCCTGCCAGCAGCCCCAAGCTCACTTTCGAGCCGATCTTCGGCAGCATCGGGCCCCCTACGTCTGTGCCCTCGTCGGTCCCCTTCTTCAGTCAGACGGCCGTTCCAGCCACTGCCACGAGCACCCCTCTTTTCACCGGCCAGGCCGGTGCCACCTCAGCCGTGGCTCCCACGAGTACAACCAGCACGTCCACAGACTCTGCTTCGAAGCCCACGTTCAGCTTTGGTGTGAGCAGCGTGACCAGCACCACCACTTCCGCTGCCCAGCCTTTCCTCTTCGGGGCTCCCCCTGCCTCCGGTGCCAGCTTCACCCCGGCCGTGGGCTCTATATTCCAGTTCGGCAAGCCTCCTGCCGCGCCCGCCTCGACGACGGTCACGACCTTTGTCCAGTCCCTCCCCGGGGCCGCGCCAACGACCGCCAGCGGCAGCGGCACCACCGGCTTCGGCGGTTTCGGCGGTGGCCTCAGCACCCCCGCCCCGGTCACCAGCAGCCAGCCGGCGCCGACCTTCACTAGCGCCGCCACCCCGGCGTTCCACATTCCCTTCGGCTCGAGCACCAAGCCCCCCCTCTCTTCGTACCCGGGAGCCAACCCCCAGCCCACGTTCGGGGCCGCCGACGGGCAGCAGCAGGGCGCCGCCAAGCCGGCCCTCGCCCCGAGCTTCGGCAGCTCTTTCGCTTTCGGGAACTCTGCGGCCGCAGCCCCGGCTGCGACCCCAgcgcccggcccggcccagcccgCCTTCGGCGGCACCACGCCGTCCGGCTTCGGCGGTTTGAAGCCCACGGCGTCTGCCTTTGGCGCCCCCGCCAGCACCCAGCCGGCCTTTGGCAGCGGCACGTCCGTGTTCTCCTTTGGGGCGGCCGCCGCCTCCGGCTTCGGAGCTACGACCCAGACCACCAGCGGCGGGACCGGTAGCTCCGTGTTCGGCAGCACGACGCTGGCTCCCTTCACGTTCGGGGGCTCGGCCGGCCCGGCCGGCGGCGGGGGCTTCGGGATCAACGCGGCCACCCCCGGCACCAGCTCTGCTTCTGGAGCGTTCAGCTTCGGCACAGGACAGAGCGGGACCGCCGGCGGCACGACGCCTTTCGGAGGAGGCTTGAGTCAGAGCACGTTGGGCGCACCCAGCCAGAGCACACCTTTTGCCTTCAGTGTGGCGAGCGCGCCCGAGAGCAAGCCCGTGTTCGGAG GCACTTCCACACCCACTTTTGGTCAGAACACCCCTGCCCCCGGGGTGGGCGCATCGGGCAGTGGTCTCTCCTTTGGGGCATCCTCAACACCCACCCAAGGCTTTGTTGGAGTCGGACCTTTCG GATCGGCGGCCCCTTCATTTTCCATTGGTGCAGGATCCAAGACCCCGGGGGCTCGGCAGCGACTGCAGGCCCGCAGGCAGCACACCCGCAAGAAATAG